The window tagttctatctagttgtttgtaatgtctcgttgtatgaatattatgttctatctaaatatgatcttgtagagtaggcatatgtctcgtacataagtacatagtcatttgtctcatacatagaatagacataagtctcacacagaaatagatggtaatgtctctactgatacATAGGAGCTGCAATGACGACGTCTGGCCTGCCGGGGAGGCGGATCTCGAATGACAAATTCATCACATATAACTCGGTTTCCTGTAGCAATGCAACTGAACAACCCTTTTCCATTCCCATTCGCTCAGCATTTCTTGAATCTTGCCATCATCAGTTATGTCAATCAATTTTCTTTCCCCAGGGCCATCTGAATGCTTCCTGCTGACGTAGTACACAAAATCGTCTTCCTTCAACCCTTGCTTCAACATGAATTTAGTCTTCAACCAATCAAAAGTGAGGTCCACTTCACTAACTTGCACAACACTTGGAGACAAGCCTTGGACATGAACAATAGGGCTAAGCACCCACTGAGTACCCTCAGccatctgcaacacacaaatcgcattgagtacctaccctaccccttaatatccccactaacaaatattagacatgtctatatattacgaagctatatattacagaatattaacggagcaactaatacaattcaccCACCTACAATtatattacgaatatttgccgtagcaactacaaatattgacAGATTAATATATTTGACTGGACTGCCTATATTACGGACCTTTTTTCTGGACTCCTACATATACTGACACTCCTAAATACTTGACATCCACATATAGGACGGATTATTACCGGAGCAACTACACATTTTTACACAACTAATTAGTTGACATCTAAATATATTAACAaatactaccggagcacctacgaaaaataaaatgtgggctgaaatatacccttgaagcgtgcgtgcgaaggatgaacgacgaacggcggccaccaaactgccggtgctccggctccaacgaagaacgacgaacaacagcttcacctccaccacagtgccccaacttcaccaccagcacactgcaatgcttatccagctccgtctgaagggggttttataggtagagaggagaaaatggcgggaaagaacgactgcggtatggcgggaaagggttggcgggaaatgggaggagggaaacgggtcgcgggaaacgggtggcgggaaacgggtggcgggaaacggggcgggaaatgggaggagggaaacgggtggcgggaaacgggtggcggaaaaaagttggcgcgaacatatggcgggaaaaagttggcgcgaacatatgacgatgatgacttcatgtagtttttatgctgtatgttgtgagttcagttacgtaccatttaatttagatgtagttctatctaattgtttgcaatgtctcgttgtatgaatattatgttctatctacatatgatcttgtagttccgataacagagtactaaaatagagtaggcatatgtcctgtacataagtacatagtcatttgtctcatacatagaatagacataagtcttacacagaaatagatggtaatgtctctactgatacatagaagcgtcagtgacgacgtctggcctggcggggaggcggatctggaatcggggaccatcccaacctgtcgggtgccctaatgtgacgaggaggaatctcagactctccctggtcatgctgtgtatcctgtgtggggccttgtggaggagtcgaaaacatgttcatccactgggtgtgctgcgacatctgagcctgtatgttgtcctcgggatgttgatcactcccccacgtatcatgtgatgccgacatagacgcctgatatccataggcccctacgcgatggaacgtttcatcatgaagaatgaggtcgcgtcaattaatattgaaaacaataaatatgaagacacaTACCTGCTGGGTATGACGTCTGCTCTGGCTGAAACACGAAACTAGACGAGGGACCGtgctgctgtggctgtggagaaaacacgaagctcgacgagggaccgtgttgctgtggctgtggagaaaacacgaagctcgacgtggGACCATAGTGCTGCGGGTGCCACGTAGAACTGCCAGGTTGGTCAGGACGGGGTGGCCTGGTTGTCAGTTGCTGTGCTAGGCGTGGACGTGGTTGATGTCGGTGCATGGAGTgacgcggctgctcctgctcgtgcTGAACAACATCGGTTCTCCGGGTGCACGTGATAGCCTCGTACACAGTCCGTATCTTATTCTGAATTCTTTCTAAGAAGGGCTGTACCACTGGAcgatgatgaagaagaggtccagACGATAGTGATCGTCCAAAGGTGGTCACGTCGTCGTACAATTCGCGTGTCAAGGTAGCCTGCAAATTTCCATGACGATTAATAATGTTTGTCTCTTGCACGTCAAAGTATGTGACAACATTACGTAAAGAAAAAATATCTTACCGCGTACTGCCTAGAGCCCGAAGTATCATAGCTCGGGTACATATCCGACGGAGTAGGATCCGGTAACTCCTCTGGGTGGGAGTACTCAACAATGCGTAACCGTGTTCCGGTCATGTAGCGCCGCAAATAGAGATTGAATTCATCGAGATCGAAATTGTGATTCTCGTGCCATAGATTTGTGTTTGCTGTCTCCCATTCTATAACATACGGCTCTAGTCTAACTAGCCAGTCAGCAGTTGTCCTGTTCATGCCCTTCCTTGTCGTCCTAAAATTGTGGTGTGTGTTCAACAATTACCTAAAGCTTCGAATGGAGTACTATGAAAGAAAATGCAACACTAAAAAACTGGTTAATACCTGTGGATGTGTGCTGGCACCGGGTTCTCTATAGGGGGAGGTAGCTCCAACTGCAGAAGACCAAATTGCCTCATAACCCTCTGCTGTGCCATCTCCTCGACGAAGACATCGAAGATGATATTCGATTTTGTCATCCAGTAATCTCGGTCCCTTGTGCATAGCACAGACATACCAGCAGGGTATCTCGCTTGTATGGCTGCTTCCGTGTAGGGCTGCCAGATGACCCCGGTGTACGCATCGAACTGCTCGTTCAATGCTGTGTATGCCTTCCTGGTCTGATCACTAGCAAAGCGTCTCTGCAGAGAATAAAAGTTAGTAGCCGCTAGCATCGATCGATCTCTTGTGCAGAAAAAGTTGCATTAAACTACAACACGGTGCATACCTTGCGACGAGTCCAACACAGACCGAAAgtaggcatgtcgatgccgtcaacatcaaacatggcgtctataggctcatgaacacgtacatctggtcgccctatagagaacctctcccacgaccacagctgtaggaatagagggcatccaagaagggctggctttctcgatgtaagctggcaaccgttgcacatacctcggtatgtagccgctaacaccgccgaaccccaactcctctgtctgatctgatccgccgtctgagcgctcgctatctcgagtgccatagggatgtagagggcgctaatagtggtgacatggttctccgtgaacatcaccttgccgaaaagccacagcaaaagtgacacatcctccagagtaggagccatctctccccatctgaagtgaaacgtgtgggtctctggcctccaacggtccactaagcagctcagcaaagacccatcgatggcgacgcgtttctcacccgggatagactcaaccagacgcgcgaaaggtaaaaggtcggcccatttcaaccttcatcagagaacttttcagttagtgtctcccatttcaaccattaatatgcatgtcagtgtgcaaattaataaagcacgtaccgctgaagccatcctgagtgtatcttccagttttccttaggagtgcgagtgaccagaggctcaagcttgcgctcataccatatcgcagcacgatgacccctatcaatgtccccattcagcaaccacaatcccgacattcctgcacatacaaaattcagaatatagtgtcacacttaataaaaattcagaacaaagtgccacacttaataaaaattcataacatagtgccacacttaataaaaattcagaacatactgtcacacttattacaaattcagaacatagtgccacacttaataaaaatttagaacatagtgccacacttaataaaaatttagaacatagtgccacacttaataaaaattcagaacatagtgccacacttaatacaaattcagaacatagtgctacacttaatacaaattcagaacatagtgccacagcACACTTAATATAAATTCCGAACAAACTAGTGCTAGCTtagcttcttcctctcgcccttactcctctactacctctacctcctcttcttccccggttgcctcgtccacgcccagtgacgaaagtgggacaattagtgtccctatggccaaattcattgcatagaatgcattgcctagtcggacctcctgcttcagattcatccatatcatttcggatgcgctgacactgccgtctgcctctacttgtacgcatatgctctgggtttggaatgtaacgc is drawn from Aegilops tauschii subsp. strangulata cultivar AL8/78 chromosome 1, Aet v6.0, whole genome shotgun sequence and contains these coding sequences:
- the LOC141042219 gene encoding uncharacterized protein isoform X2 yields the protein MSGLWLLNGDIDRGHRAAIWYERKLEPLVTRTPKENWKIHSGWLQRLKWADLLPFARLVESIPGEKRVAIDGSLLSCLVDRWRPETHTFHFRWGEMAPTLEDVSLLLWLFGKVMFTENHVTTISALYIPMALEIASAQTADQIRQRSWGSAVLAATYRGMCNGCQLTSRKPALLGCPLFLQLWSWERFSIGRPDVRVHEPIDAMFDVDGIDMPTFGLCWTRRKRRFASDQTRKAYTALNEQFDAYTGVIWQPYTEAAIQARYPAGMSVLCTRDRDYWMTKSNIIFDVFVEEMAQQRVMRQFGLLQLELPPPIENPVPAHIHRTTRKGMNRTTADWLVRLEPYVIEWETANTNLWHENHNFDLDEFNLYLRRYMTGTRLRIVEYSHPEELPDPTPSDMYPSYDTSGSRQYAATLTRELYDDVTTFGRSLSSGPLLHHRPVVQPFLERIQNKIRTVYEAITCTRRTDVVQHEQEQPRHSMHRHQPRPRLAQQLTTRPPRPDQPGSSTWHPQHYGPTSSFVFSPQPQQHGPSSSFVFSPQPQQHGPSSSFVFQPEQTSYPAGAYGYQASMSASHDTWGSDQHPEDNIQAQMSQHTQWMNMFSTPPQGPTQDTQHDQGESEIPPRHIRAPDRLGWSPIPDPPPRQARRRH